The window GGATCGGGCGCGGGCGAGGCGCTGTTTCCGAGCGACGACGACGAGTCGCTGACGGTGCACCGTTCGACGGGCGGGCGACCGCGGCAGATCGTCGCCCCCGAGGGCCGGATCGTCTCCTACGGGACCGACGGTCGGTTCACCCTCGGCATCGCGGGCGGGCGACGGCTGATCGACGCGCTCGACCGCCCCGCGGCTCGCGTCGTCGTCGGCGAGGAGAGCGAGCCGTTCGTCCGCGACGGCAAGAACGCCTTCGCGAAGTTCGTCCGGGCGGTCGACCCCGACGTCAGACCCGGCGACGAGGTGGCGGTCGTCCTCGACGACGACACCGTCGTCGCGGTCGGCCGCGCGGAGCTCTCGGCCGACGCGATGGCGGACTTCGAGACGGGGATGGCCGTCCACGTCCGCGACGGTGCGGGCGCGGACGACGAAGCGGAGGCCGACGACTGACACTGATCACTCCCGTCTCGTACCGCCGAGCGCCATCCCCGTTGACGGCGCTCGGCGGTGAACAGTGAGCGTAATCAGTACGAGCCGGCTCAGAGCCCGAGCGCGGTGAGGATCGGGACGCCGCTCGCGAGCGCGCCGAGCAAGTAACCGCCGATCGCGCCGCCGTTCAGGAGCGGGAGGCCGGCGTGGGCGCGCCCCTTCAGAACCATCCACAGAAGGACGAACAGTCCGGCGAACGTCCCGAGCATCGCCGTCAGCGCCGGGAGCGTCAGCGCCGGGAGCCACGCGACTCCGAGCGAGGGCGTCAGCGACGCCGGGAGGAAGAAGGCCGCGCTGGCGATCATCACCGTCGGCATCACGGCGTCGCCGAGGCCGATGAAGAACGCGTCGCGGACGTCGCCGGCGTCCTCGTCGGCGTCGCTGTCGACGTCGGCGTCCGCATCGCCGCCGACGTCCGCGCTGCGGTCGTCGTCTCTCTCGGCGTCGCTGTCGGCCTCGACCTCGTCAGCGTCCACGACGTCAGCGCCGGACTCGATCTCGTCATCGCCCGCGGCGTCGCCGCCCGCGTCGGCCACCGTCTCGGCGGCGTCGGTGTCCCGCAGCGAGTACGACAGCGTCGTGGGCACGACGAGCACCACGGGGAGCTTCAGGTCCATCACCCCCGAGGCCAACTCGAGCATGTGTTCGGTGCCGTAGACGCTGATCGCGTCGTAGACGGCCAAAACGGAGAGCAGCAGAATGGCCGGAAGGAGCCCGAAGCTGATCCCGAACAGTCCGGCGGCCCCCGCGCCCATCACGACGCCCGCGGCGTCGATGACGTACCACTCGGGGTGGATCACGAGCAGCGCCGCGAGGGCGATCGAGGCTCCGACGGCCGCCAGCGGCGGGAGCAGGACCGAGAAGACGTACCACGAGATCGAGGCGGCCGCGAGGACGACGAACGCCCGGACGACCCAGTCGAGGTCGAACTTGAACGCCGCGAGCATCGCCGCCGTCGCGACGAGGATCGCGACGATATAGACGAGACTGTTCGTGGGATCTGAGGGGTCTTCGACGGTCTGATAGCCCGACTCGTAGAACGTCGGGACGAGCGCCAGCGCGCCGAGTTGGACGAGGAGGAACAACAGGGCGGCGAACCCGACGCCGGCGGCGACGCGTCTTCGCATAGGCGGCCGTTACGACCGACCCACTATGGGGATTGTGTTTCGGTCCGTTCGGGACCGGCGTCGTACATAGAATCGCTCAGCGCGCGTACAGCCGCTGTCCGACGAGCGACGCCGGCCGAACGTCGCCCGCGGGCGTGACGGCCACGTAGGGGCGCGAAACCGGGCCGAAGACGTCGACGACGCGGCCGACAGTCGACAGGGACTCGTCGACGGCCTGCGCGCCGATGTCGGGGCGGTCGGCGTCGTCGCAGCGGACGATGAGCAGGTTCTGCGCCGTCCGCGAGACGGTTCCGAGGCGCTGCATCGTCAGTCCCGGAGGATCCCGACGTAGGCGGCGACCGCCTGCACGAGGTCGTTCTTCGTCGAATCCTCGGCACCCTTCACGAGCACGCGGCCGCGGGCGTCCCACTCCTGCGGGTGCGTCACGTCGCGTTCGATCACGGCGTCGTAGCCGATCTGCTGGACGGCCTGCGCGATCTCGTCGACCGTCGGCTCCTCGACGGCGTCGTCGAGCGGGACCCGACGGCCGTCCTCGCGGGAGACGGACGCGTCGAGGTAGCGCGGCCAGATGACGTTCTCGACAGCCATAGTCCAACGACCGCGACGCGCCCGTAATACGGTTGTGGTCCCGTCGCGGCGCGGGCGGTCGCGATCGACGAACGACGGTCGTCGACCGTCGAGCCACGCGGTCGCCGGCGGGCCGAGCCGACATTCTTTATCCGCCCGCCCGCGACCACCGCGTATGGACCCGGATCTCTCGCCGCTCGACGAGTACCTCGACGAGGGGGGCCTGGACGGCTACCTCGTCGACGCCGACAGCTCTGAGTCGACCCAGCGGTACCTCTCGGGCTTCGACGCGCCGGACCCGTTCGTGACGCTCTACACGCCCGAGACGACCGCGCTTCTGGTTTCCGCGCTGGAGTACGGCCGCGCGAACAGACAGAGCCGCGCGGACGACGTGTCGCGGCTGGCCGACTACGACTACCGGTCGCTGGCCGGCGAACACGGACCCAGGGCGGCGAAGGCCCGCGTCGTCGCGGCGTGGCTCGACGACCGCGGCGTCGACAGCGTGGCGACGCCGGAGCGCTTCCCGCTCGGCCCCGCGGACCGGCTCCGCGAGCGGGGCGTCTCCGTCGCGCCCGAAACCGAGGACGTCGTGACCGAGGTGCGCGCGCGGAAGACCGACGAAGAGATCGAGCACGTCCGCGCGGCTCAGCGCGCCAACGAGGCGGCGATGGACGCCGCCGCCGACCTGCTTCGGGAGGCGGAGGTCGTCGAAGCGGGCGGGGCGAAGGGAGGCGCCGGGAACGAGCGGGACGGAGCAGGGGAGAGCGATGCCGGAGACCGGGCGCTCGCGGTCGACGGAGACGTCCTTACCAGCGAGCGCGTCCGCGAGGAGATCGAGGTCACGCTGCTCCGCCACGGCTGTGCGCTCGACGAGACGATCGTCGCCTGCGGTTCGGACGCCGCCGACCCACACGACCGCGGGAGCGGTCCGCTCCGGCCCGACGAGCCGATCATCGTCGACATCTTCCCGCGCTCGAAGGAGACGAAGTACCACGCGGATATGACGCGGACCTTCGTGAAGGGCGAGCCGACGGACACGATCCGCGAGTGGTTCGATCTGACCCACGAGGCGCTCGTCGCCGCCGTCGACGCCATCGAACCGGGCGTGACCGGCGCGGCGGTCCACGATATCGTCTGTGATGTCTACGAGGACGCCGGCCTTCCGACCCTCCGCTCGGATCCGAAGAGCGAGACCGGATTCATCCACTCGACGGGCCACGGGGTCGGACTCGACGTCCACGAACTGCCGCGGCTGTCTCCCGACGGCGACGAGCTGCAGCCGGGCCACGTCGTCACGGTCGAGCCGGGGCTGTACGATCCCGAGGTCGGCGGCGTGCGCATCGAGGACCTGGTGGTCGTCACCGAGGACGGCTCGGAGAACCTGACGAACCAGCCGATAGAACTGCAGATCTGAGGCTGATTAAGCCGATCTTACCGCCGGAGTTCCGCAGAACGGGTTCCGAAACCGCTCGGGGCGACCGCGTTCGAGTCGCCTCATACCGATTACTCTCACTTTGTACCGCCGAGCGCCACCTCTGCTGACGGCGCTCGGCGGGAAGAGACGAGAGTACTCAGTATCAGACCGACGACTCGCCGGCGTGCTCCGACCCGTTCGATTGCCGGTTCTTCTCGTCTCGGTACGCTTCGAGCAGCGACTCCAGGGCCTCGCCGGTCTCGGGCGTGAGCACGCCCGCGGCCTGACGGACCACGTGTCCGTCCTCGACGAGGAACGCGTAGATGGTCTGTTCGCCGAGGAGGCCGAGCTGGCGCTGGAACGCCTGCTTGTTGACTGACAGCAGGATCGTGTTGTCGTGAACGCGCTGTCTGGCGTTCGTCGGCGACATCCCGCCCGTGGAGGTCGGCGGGAGCATCCCCCCCTGGCTGCCGACGACGAGTTCGTAGTACGCGAAGTGGTCGAACTGGTCACACAGTTCGGCCGCGAACCCGCGCCAGGATCCGACGAGCGACCGCTGGCGGAGGTGAAAACTGACGACGAGCAGCGTCTGCTCTCCGTCGAGGTCGTCGGGCAGGGTCACCCGACGCCCCTGCGTGTCTCTCCCGGAGACCGTGGGAAATTTCATCAGTAACTGCTGTCCTTACGCGCGTATTGTTATACGGCTGTTAAGCGTGCATTCGCCTCCTGCGTGGCCGAGTGCGGGTACCCGGGCGTCGGCGGAGACCACTATCGACTCGATCGACCGGTCGGTGTCACGGCGGCGCAGATTCCTTTCCCCCGGCGTTTCTCTAGCGACCGGCCCAATAAACGTACGCTCCCGAGTATCAAAGTCGATATTTTCGGACCGGATCGGCGGCCGCACGGAGAGAGCCGACTCCGGCATCGAACCCCTTTTGATTGCGGCGCCGCGTAGTGAGCGGCGATGGAGGTACTCGTCGTCGGGGCCGGCGCGATGGGTCGCTGGGCCGGCGAAACGCTCGAAACGGAGTTCAGCGTCGCGTTCGCCGATCGGGACCCGGACGCCGCGAGCGCCGCCGCCGACGCCGTGGGCGGGCGTGCGGTCGCGCTCGAAACGACGTCGACGTTCGACGCGGTCTGCATCGCCGTGCCGATCACCGCCGCGCGCGACGCCATCGAAGCGCACGCCGACCGTGCCTCGCGCGCGATGCTCGACGTCACCGGCGTGATGGCCGATCCGGTGGCTGCGATGCGGGAGCACCTGCCCGACCGAGAACGGGTGAGCCTGCACCCGCTTTTCGCCCCGGAGAACGCGCCCGGAAACGTCGCGGCCGTGGTCGACGCTCCGGGTCCGGTGACTGACGCGGCGCTCGACGCCATCGACGACGCCGGAAACCGCGTCTTCGAGACGAACCCCGAGGAGCACGATTCGGCGATGGAGACGGTTCAGGCGGGGGCTCACACCGCGATCCTCGCGTACGCGCTGGCCGCCGAGGACGTGCGCGAGGAGTTCGCGACGCCCGTCTCGCGCGCGCTCTCGGACCTCGTCGGAACCGTGACCGAGGGGACGCCGCGCGTCTACCGCGAGATCCAGGAGTCCTTCGAGGGGGCCGACGCGGTCGCGGCCGCCGCGTCCCGGATCGCCGAGGCGGACGGCGAGGCGTTCGATCGACTGTACGAGGAGGCGAGAGACAGGCGGCGTCGCCGCCTCGAAGGTGCGGACACCGACGACGTGTCGGGAGACGGCGACGCGACAGCGCGGGGCGACAGGCAGTGATCGATCGCGACGCCGTCCGGTCGAACGCGAAGTACCTGCGGAACGTGCGCCCGGTCGACCCCGAGGAGATCCACGAGTACGTCGAGGGGACGCCGCACCCGGCGGTCGTCCGCGAGACGCTCCGGGAGGAGGCGTACGACCTGCGCCTGCGCGAACGCGAGGACGGCACGTTCGTCCCGGTGAGCGACGACCCCGCGCCGCGGCCGGGATGGACCCCCGACACGTTCCCCGACACGTACGCGTTCGCCGTCGAGGACCTGCTCGTCGAACGCTACGGGGCGAACTGGCACCGCGGCGAGAGCGGCGACCGGCTCAGGGGCGTGATCCGTCGGCTCAAGGAGGACTACTACCGGGGGAACCCCGTCGAGTACGACGAGACGGCCGCACTCGGGTACGCGATCTATCACCTCCCCGATTACTACGCCGCGATCGGGTACGTCCTCGACGACCTCGCAGAGCGGGACCGGCTTCCCCGAACGCTCCGCGTGCTCGACGTCGGCGCGGGCGCGGGCGGACCCGCGCTGGGCCTCCACGATTACCTCCCCGAGGACGCCGTCGTCGACTACCACGCCGTGGAACCGTCGGCCGCGGCGGACGTGCTCGACCGAGTGCTGGGCGAGACCGGCCGGAACTTCCGGACGACGATCCACCGCGAGACCGCAGAGGGGTTCGACCCCGAGTCGGTCGCCGACGGCGAGGGAATCGATCTCGTCGTCTTCGCCAACGTGCTGTCCGAGCTCGACGACCCCGAGGCCGTCGCCGCCCGATACCTGGACGCGGTCGCCGACGACGGGTCGTTCCTCGCGCTCGCGCCCGCGGATCGAAACACGAGCATCGGACTCCGGGAGGTCGAGCGCGCGCTCGCGCCCGCAGACTCGGCCGTCTCCGTCTACGCGCCGACGCTCCGGCTGTGGCCCGGCGAGGCGCCCTCGGATCGCGGCTGGTCGTTCGACCGCCGCTCCGACATCGAAGCACCGGCCTTCCAGCGCCGCCTCGACGAGGCGGGCGAGGCGGACGACCCCGACGGAGAGACCGACGAGTCCGGTCGCACGCCCGGCGACGGCACGTTCAGAAACGAGACGGTGCAGTTCTCCTACTTCGTCCTCCGCCCGGACGGCGCGCGCCGGACCGACGTGCGCGCCGACCCGGACCGCCACGCGAAGATGGCCGAGACGGAGCGCCACGTCACGAACCGGATCGACCTCCTCGCCGTCAAACTGAGCCGAGACCTGACCGACGGCGACGACGCGAACCCGCTGTTCAAGATCGGCGACGGGAGCGAGGCGGTCGAACACTACGCCGTCTCGACCGTCCGCGACTCGCTGAACGAGGCGTTGCTCCTCGCGGACTACGGCGAGGTCGTCGCCTTCGAGAACGTGCTCTGTCTGTGGAACGACGACGAGGGCGCCTACAACCTCGTCGTCGACGGCGAGACGCTCGTCGAGCGGGTCGCGTGAGCGGGTCCCGGACGGCGAGCGCGTGAGTGGGTGAGGAACGGGAAGCGCGTGAGTGGGTGCCGGACAGCGAGCGCGTGAGCGGGTGCCGGTTACTGACCGCGTGAACCGGTCCCAATCGCGGAGAGCCGCGGGCGGAGGCGCCCGAGCGGTACACATTTCCCCCGTCCGACGAAGAGGGCGGTATGAGCGAATCGCTCTCCGTCCTCCTGACGAACGACGACGGGATCGACGCCGTCGGGTTCCGCGCGCTGTACGAGGGGATCTCGGAGTTCGCCGACGTGACCGCCGTCGCGCCCGCGGACGACCAGAGCGCGGTCGGGCGACAACTCTCCGCTGACGTCAGCGTCCGCGAGCACGAACTCGGCTACTCGGTCGAGGGGACCCCCGCCGACTGCGTCGTCGCCGGCCTCGAATCGCTCTGTCCCGACGTCGACGCCGTCGTCTCGGGCTGTAACAAGGGCGCGAACCTCGGCGCGTACGTCCTCGGGCGGTCGGGGACGGTCAGCGCCGCCGTCGAGGCCGCCTTCTTCGACGTGCCGGCGATCGCCACCTCGCTGTACGTCCCCGGCGGCGGCGACACCCCCTGGCACGAGCAGGCGACGGAAGTCGAGGACTTCCGCGAGGCGACCCGGGCGACGACGTATCTGCTCCGGCATGCGCTCGGCGCGGGCGTCTTCGAGCAGGCCGAGTACCTCAACGTCAACGCGCCGCTCGCGGAGGACAGCGGCGATCCCGCGCCGATCGAGATCACGACCCCGTCGACGCTGTACGAGATGACGGCCGAGCACGACGGCAACGGAACGGTCACCCTCCACGACGGGATCTGGGAGCGGATGCGCGGCGACGACCTCCCGGACCCGGCGGGGACGGACCGCCGCGCCGTCGTCGAGGGGCGGGTGTCGGTCTCGCCGCTGACCGCGCCGCACACGACCGAGCGGCACGAGGCGCTCGATGCGCTCGCGGAGACGTACCTGGACACGGTCTAGCCGCTATTATCAAAAGGACGGCCTCACTCCAGCACCGCGACGAATCGGAGCCGACGGTAGTCGGCCGTCCAGACGCCGTCGTCGTACAGATCCTCGCGGAGCCGGTCCTCGACGGCGGCGACGACGTCCGGTCGTTCGTCCGCCGGCACCGCCCCCAGGAGCCGATCGCCGAACATCCCGAGCCAGTTGGCCATCCCGTCCTCGCCGTCGTCGAGTTCCGTCGGCCGATCGAACAGCCTCGCGTAGCGGACCTCGAAGCCGTGAGCCTCCAGCGTCGTCGCGTGCTCGCCGACCGTCGGGAAGTACCACGGGGCCGACGGGGGCTCGTAACCGCGCGCGTCCAGTTCCGCTCGGACGGCGTCGACGATGGCGGCGACGTTGCCGGAACCGCCCAACTCGGCGACGAAGCGCCCGCCGGGACGCAGCGCGTCGGTGACCGAGTCGAGGACGGCGTCCTGGTCGTCGATCCAGTGTAACACCGCGTTCGAGAACACGGCGTCGAAGGGGCCCGAGCGGTCGGAGTCGCCGGCGTCGAAATCGTCGACATCGAAATCGTGGACGTCGAAATACCGAGCGTCGGCCCGGTGAAAATCCAGTTCCGGATACGTCTCCCGGGCCGTCTCGACCATCTCCGCGGACTGATCGATGCCGACGACGTCCGCGCCCGCGTCGGCGATGCGCTCGGTCAGGTGGCCGGTGCCGCAGCCGAGGTCGAGGATCCGCTCGCCCGGTTGCGGGTCGAGGAGGTCGAGGACGTCGGCGCCGTACTCGTAGACGAACGCGTGCGAGCCGTCGTAGGCCTCGGAGTCCCAGTCGGCGTCTCGATCGCCTTCGGCTCCCGCATCCGATTCGGCCCCGGTCCCCGACTCCTCGTTCGGAGCAGTCATCGGGGGACGTTGCGGCCGGAGGGAGATATAACGCCGTGGTCGCCGTTCGGAGGCGGACGCCGTCCGAGGAGAGAAGGGAAACGCTCTTTTCGGGTACGGACGGATATCAGGCATATGAGCGACGGGGACGACGAGACGGCCGCTGATTCCGACGCGGCGGCGTCCGAAGACGAACTGGACGTGACGCCCGACACCCTGAACGAACGCCTCGACGACGTCGAGTCCGCCCTGGAGGACGCGGCGACCGAGGCCGACCTCGACGACGTCGAGTCCGATCTCGACGGGATCGAGTCGGACCTCGAATCCGCGGATCTGCCGGAACCCGACGAGGACGACGAGGACGCCGACGATCCGCGCGAGGAGCTCGAATCGCGCGTTTCGGACCTCCGCGACGACCTCGAATCCCAGCGGGGCCCCTACGCAAGCGACGTCGTCGACGATGTCGAGGCCGCCAGATCGAAGCTGACGGACACGCGCTGGACCCAGCAGGGCGCCGGGGAGATCGTCGACGTCGTCGCCGCGTTCGCCGACGACGTGAACGACACGCTCGACGCGGACGTCGCGGTCGACGAGGACGAAAGCGGCGAGGAACAGGAAGCGGCGCTCGTCGCCGCGCTCGACGCCGCGATTTCGGCCATCGAGGACGCCGACCTCGACGCCGACGAGGACGCGGACACCATCGCGTCCCTCCTGGAAGCGACAGACGGCCTCGAGTCCGGCCTCGAAGACGCCCAGGAGTGGGACGACCTGGAGACCAACGAGCAGCTGATGGCCGAGGGCTTCTACGACGTCCTCGGGCACTACAAGGACTACCCGCCGGAGCTGTCGGCGCTCAAGCAGTGGGAGAAGCGCGGCCGCGTCGACATGATCCTGCTCGCGAAGGACAGCCTCCAGTCGGAGTTCATGCAGGAGCACTGTATGGACGCCCTCGTGCGGATGGCCGACCCGGAGGCGTTCGAGGAGATGCACCAGCTCGCCCAGCGCCGCGACAAGACGGCGATCAAGGCGCTCGGCCGGATGGGCGACGGCGCGGAGGAGGCGGTCGAGACGCTGATCGAGTACGTCGACGCAGACTCGGACCCCGGCCTCCAGAAGGTTACCCTCCGCGCGCTCGGCGAGATCGGGTCGACGGAGGCGACGCAGACCATCGCGGACAAACTGGAGATGGACAACGACAACGTGCGGCCGTACGTCGCCCGCGCGCTGGGGCTCATCGGCGATACACGCGCCGTCGAGCCGCTCTCGGACACGCTCGCAGAGGACGAAAGCGACACCGTCCGCGCGGCCGCCGCGTGGGCGCTGCGACAGATCGGGACCGAAGACGCCCTCGAAACCGCCGCGGAGTACACCGACGAGCGCTCCTACCTCGTCCAGCACGAGGCCGACCTCGCCGCGGCGGCGCTCGGAGATGGCGACGCCGACGCGGAAGCGCCGACCGCGTAGGCGCCGGCAGTGAGGCTCGCCGTCGCTTCCGACTCGACGTAGGTTCAAATAGGATCGGGCGGCCAGACGGCCCGTGCCACCCGACAGACGAAACGAAGACGCCGTTTCCGTCCGTGCGCCTCGACCGGGGCGCGCCGTCTCTCCTCGGAGCCACCGCGTCGGCGTTCTCGGCTGTCTCCTGCTGCTCGCGAGCGTCGCGGCGCTCGCCGGGGTTCCGGCGGTCGCGGGCGTTCCCGTGACGGATGCCGCCGAAGCGCGCGGTTCGACGGTGGAAGCGGCGCCGTCGACGGTTGATGCGGCGCAGTCGACGGTTGATGCGGCGCAGTCGACGGTTGATGCGGCGCAGTCGACGGCCAACGGCTCCACCGCGGCCCCGCGAATCGTCGCCGCGTTCCCGGACCCCGTCGCCGAGAACGACGTCGGCGAGTACGTCGTCGTCGACGCCGCGGGCACCGAGAACCTCACGCTCTCGGACGGCGAGGGGACAGTCGACGTTCCGCCCGCGGGCGTCGTCGCCCTCTCCGCGAGTCCGAACGCGACCCGACGCCTCGTCGACGTGCCGGTCGTCGAGGCCGGCCTCTACCTCTCGAACGCGGGCGAGGAACTGGTGCTCCGTCGCGACGACCGCGTCGTCGACCGACTCGCGTACGACCGCGCGGCGGAGGGAGAACGGCTGAACGCGACGACCGGTCGGTGGACGCCGCGGGGGCTGACGACGCGTCCGGTCGTCTCGACCGGGCCGGCCGACGCCACCGCGTTCGTGCTCCCCGACGCCCCCGACGTCGCGATCGAGACCCTCGCGAGCGCCGACGATCGGCTCCTGCTCGCGGGCTACACGTTCTCCTCTCCGCGCGTCGCCGACGTTCTCCTCGCCGCCGCGGACCGCGGCGTCCGCGTTCGGGTGCTGCTGGAGGGCGGCCCCGTCGGCGGGATGACGACGTCCCAGCGCGAGCAACTCGACCGCCTCGTCGCGGGCGGCGTCGAGGTCCGCGTGATCGCCGGCCCGCACACCAGATTCGCGTTCCACCATCCCAAGTACGCCGTCGCCGACGACGCGGCGCTCGTGCTGACCGAGAACTGGAAGCCGTCGGGAACCGGCGGTCGCGACAGCCGCGGATGGGGCGTCCGGGTCCGCTCGGCTCGGACCGCCGACGAACTCGCCGCCGTGTTCGCCCACGACGCCGACGGCATCGACGCCGTGCCGTGGCGGCGGCATCGGGCGAACGCGTCGTTCGTCGAGGAGTCGCCGGCGACGGGGTCGTACGACCCCCGGTTCGAGCCGAGGGCGGTCGACGTCGACGAGGTACGGGTGCTGACGGCACCCGGAAACGCCGGCGGCGCGGTTCGAGAGACTGTCGGAGGCGCAGCGGAGCGGATCGACGTGCTCTCCCCGCGGCTCGACCCGGGGGGCGCGTACTTCGCCGCGCTCGTCGACGCCGCGGAGCGGGGCGTTCGGGTCCGGATCCTGCTCTCGAACGCGTGGTACGACGAGGAGTCGAACCGGGCGGTCGTCGAGCGATCGGCCGAACTCCGCGAGCGGGGCCTCCCGATCGAGGCGCGGATCGCCCGGCCGGGAGACCGGTTCGGGAAGGTCCACGCGAAGGGGGCCGTCGTCGACGGGGAGACGGTCCTCGTGGGGAGTCTCAACTGGAACGCGCACGCGACGACGGAGAACCGGGAGGTCGTCCTCGCGCTCGACGGGTCGGAGTCGGCGGCCTACTACGGAGAGGCGTTCGCGGCCGACTGGAAGCGGTCGACCGACCGGAAGGAAGAGACGGGCTGGAAGACGAAGACGACGCTGGCGCTGGGCGCGCTCTCGGGCGTCGCCCTCGCCGGGATCGCGCTCCGACGGGCGGTGAGGTTCGAGTGAGGCGGGACCGTCGCGGTTCTCGGGCGCCGATCGTCCCCGCTCGGAGGTCGGTCGTCCCCGT is drawn from Halobellus limi and contains these coding sequences:
- a CDS encoding phospholipase D-like domain-containing protein; this translates as MPPDRRNEDAVSVRAPRPGRAVSPRSHRVGVLGCLLLLASVAALAGVPAVAGVPVTDAAEARGSTVEAAPSTVDAAQSTVDAAQSTVDAAQSTANGSTAAPRIVAAFPDPVAENDVGEYVVVDAAGTENLTLSDGEGTVDVPPAGVVALSASPNATRRLVDVPVVEAGLYLSNAGEELVLRRDDRVVDRLAYDRAAEGERLNATTGRWTPRGLTTRPVVSTGPADATAFVLPDAPDVAIETLASADDRLLLAGYTFSSPRVADVLLAAADRGVRVRVLLEGGPVGGMTTSQREQLDRLVAGGVEVRVIAGPHTRFAFHHPKYAVADDAALVLTENWKPSGTGGRDSRGWGVRVRSARTADELAAVFAHDADGIDAVPWRRHRANASFVEESPATGSYDPRFEPRAVDVDEVRVLTAPGNAGGAVRETVGGAAERIDVLSPRLDPGGAYFAALVDAAERGVRVRILLSNAWYDEESNRAVVERSAELRERGLPIEARIARPGDRFGKVHAKGAVVDGETVLVGSLNWNAHATTENREVVLALDGSESAAYYGEAFAADWKRSTDRKEETGWKTKTTLALGALSGVALAGIALRRAVRFE